From Acidihalobacter aeolianus, a single genomic window includes:
- the tgt gene encoding tRNA guanosine(34) transglycosylase Tgt yields MKFDLLTRDGAARRGRLTFERGTVETPAFMPVGTYGTVKGMTPEELEGLGAEIVLGNTFHLMLRPGTEIIARHGDLHGFMHWERPILTDSGGFQVFSLAKLRKLSEEGVSFRSPVNGDKVMLTPERSMAVQRALGSDIVMVFDECTPYPATEDEAAASMRLSLRWAARSREAHGDSTSALFGIVQGGMYEALRLESAAGLQAIGFDGYAIGGLAVGEPAEERLRTLEFTLPALPADRPRYLMGVGTPEDIVESVLRGVDMFDCVIPTRNARNGFLYTRSGVMRIRNARYADDTRPLEEGCECYTCRNYSRAYLRHLDKCGEILGARLNTIHNLHYYQTLMRELREAIAAGCLDEYVSAFRALRANPGDAVP; encoded by the coding sequence ATGAAATTCGATCTTCTGACCCGGGACGGTGCCGCTCGCCGCGGACGCCTGACTTTCGAGCGCGGCACGGTGGAGACCCCGGCCTTCATGCCCGTAGGCACCTATGGCACGGTCAAGGGCATGACGCCCGAGGAACTGGAAGGCCTGGGCGCCGAGATCGTGCTCGGCAATACCTTTCATTTGATGCTTCGGCCCGGCACCGAAATCATCGCACGCCACGGCGACCTACACGGTTTCATGCACTGGGAGCGGCCGATCCTGACCGACTCCGGCGGCTTTCAGGTGTTCAGCCTGGCCAAACTGCGCAAGCTGAGCGAGGAGGGCGTCAGCTTCCGCTCACCGGTGAACGGAGACAAGGTGATGCTCACCCCGGAGCGTTCGATGGCGGTGCAGCGCGCACTGGGCTCGGACATCGTCATGGTGTTCGACGAGTGCACGCCGTATCCCGCGACAGAGGACGAGGCTGCGGCGTCGATGCGACTATCGCTGCGCTGGGCGGCACGCTCCCGCGAAGCGCACGGCGACAGTACATCGGCCCTGTTCGGCATCGTGCAGGGCGGCATGTACGAGGCGCTGCGTCTCGAATCCGCGGCGGGCCTGCAGGCCATCGGCTTCGACGGTTATGCGATCGGCGGACTGGCGGTGGGCGAGCCGGCGGAAGAACGCCTGCGCACCCTGGAATTCACCCTGCCTGCGCTGCCCGCGGATAGACCACGCTACCTGATGGGTGTAGGCACGCCGGAGGATATCGTGGAATCGGTGCTTCGCGGGGTGGACATGTTCGACTGCGTGATACCGACGCGCAACGCACGCAACGGCTTTCTGTATACGCGCAGCGGCGTCATGCGTATCCGCAACGCCCGCTATGCCGACGACACGCGTCCGTTGGAAGAGGGCTGCGAGTGCTACACCTGCCGGAATTACTCGCGAGCCTACCTGCGTCATCTCGACAAGTGCGGCGAGATCCTCGGCGCGCGGCTCAACACGATCCACAATCTGCATTACTACCAGACGCTGATGCGCGAACTGCGCGAGGCGATCGCCGCGGGGTGCCTGGACGAGTATGTCTCGGCCTTCCGGGCGCTGCGCGCAAATCCCGGCGACGCTGTGCCATAA
- the yajC gene encoding preprotein translocase subunit YajC: protein MSFLIQNAYAEGTGAAAAQQGGGLDFMILIAIMFAVMYFMIIRPQSKRAKEQKRMIEALSKGDEVVTNGGIVGKVTAVGDNFLQVEIAEGVEVKLQKQAITSVLPKGTIKGL from the coding sequence ATGAGCTTTTTGATTCAGAACGCCTATGCCGAAGGGACCGGCGCTGCCGCCGCGCAACAGGGGGGCGGGCTCGACTTCATGATCCTGATCGCGATCATGTTCGCGGTCATGTACTTCATGATCATCCGGCCGCAGAGCAAGCGCGCCAAGGAACAAAAACGCATGATCGAGGCGCTGAGCAAGGGCGACGAGGTCGTGACCAATGGCGGTATCGTCGGCAAGGTCACGGCGGTAGGCGACAATTTCCTGCAGGTCGAGATTGCCGAAGGCGTCGAGGTCAAGCTGCAGAAGCAGGCGATAACCTCCGTATTGCCCAAGGGCACGATCAAGGGACTCTGA
- the secD gene encoding protein translocase subunit SecD has translation MNRYPLWKYLLIVAVVVVGLLYALPNLYGEDPAIQISHRDTPVSDALGAQLGSILDKEHIRYKRIEHENNTYLIRFYDTEEQLKAIDPLKSSLGNRYIVAVNLAPSTPKWLRDLGAQPMYLGLDLRGGVHFLLQIDMGAAVEQVLDRDEAGIRRYLMSKQIRYTEVSRNKEALYIDFPNTVQRDKAQGVLGSEYSDLSFTPVQHAGMPALAAHMSQAALAQTQRYAMEQNITTLRNRVNELGVAEPVIQQQGKDRIVVELPGVQDTARAKDILGATAGLEFRLVSRQGDAAQAASTGNVPPNTRLFHERDGQPILLQRHVILTGDYVVNAASGFAQQSNSPAVFITLNAEGAHLMSDATRNNVGRLMAVVYIESKPVTEKINGKSVVTHKKTEEVINVARIQEQLGKRFQITGLDSPQQARNLALLLRAGSLAAPMTIIEERTVGPSLGKENIQQGFNSAVIGFLLVVLFMAVYYRLFGLVANLALIANVVLIVAVMSMIQATLTLPGIAGITLTVGMAVDANVLIFERIREELRHGNTPQASIHAGYERAFGTIADSNITTLIAALMLFAFGTGPVKGFAVTLSIGIVTSMFTAIMGTRAVVNLVYGRRRVKSLAI, from the coding sequence ATGAATCGCTACCCCCTCTGGAAATACCTGCTGATCGTCGCGGTCGTCGTAGTCGGTCTGCTTTATGCGCTGCCGAATCTGTATGGCGAAGACCCCGCCATACAGATCTCGCACCGCGACACACCGGTGAGCGACGCCCTCGGCGCCCAGCTCGGCTCGATCCTCGACAAGGAGCATATTCGTTACAAGCGCATCGAACATGAGAACAATACCTATCTGATCCGCTTCTACGACACTGAGGAGCAGCTCAAGGCGATCGATCCCCTCAAGTCATCGCTCGGTAACCGTTATATCGTCGCGGTCAATCTAGCGCCGTCCACGCCCAAGTGGCTGCGTGACCTTGGGGCTCAGCCCATGTATCTCGGACTCGACCTGCGCGGCGGCGTGCACTTCCTGCTGCAGATCGACATGGGAGCGGCGGTCGAACAGGTACTGGATCGCGACGAAGCAGGTATTCGCCGCTATCTGATGTCGAAGCAGATCCGTTACACGGAGGTCAGCCGCAACAAGGAAGCGCTGTACATCGACTTCCCCAACACCGTACAACGCGACAAGGCCCAAGGCGTCCTCGGCAGCGAATACTCCGATCTGAGCTTCACGCCGGTACAGCATGCCGGCATGCCGGCACTGGCTGCGCACATGAGTCAGGCCGCGCTGGCGCAGACGCAGCGCTATGCCATGGAGCAGAACATCACCACCCTGCGTAACCGCGTCAACGAACTCGGCGTGGCCGAACCCGTGATCCAGCAGCAGGGCAAGGATCGCATCGTGGTCGAACTCCCGGGCGTACAGGATACGGCGCGTGCCAAGGATATCCTCGGCGCAACGGCCGGCCTCGAATTCCGCCTGGTCTCGCGCCAGGGGGATGCTGCCCAGGCAGCCAGTACGGGCAACGTGCCGCCGAATACTCGCCTGTTCCACGAGCGAGATGGGCAGCCGATTCTACTGCAGCGCCATGTCATCCTGACCGGCGACTACGTGGTCAATGCGGCGTCCGGTTTCGCTCAGCAGAGCAATTCACCCGCGGTGTTCATCACCCTCAACGCCGAGGGCGCGCATCTAATGAGCGATGCGACGCGCAACAATGTCGGCAGGCTGATGGCGGTGGTCTACATCGAAAGCAAGCCGGTGACCGAGAAGATCAACGGCAAGTCGGTGGTGACGCACAAGAAGACTGAAGAGGTCATCAACGTAGCACGCATTCAGGAGCAGCTCGGCAAGCGCTTCCAGATTACCGGCTTGGACAGCCCGCAACAGGCACGCAATCTCGCGCTGCTGCTGCGTGCCGGTTCGCTCGCCGCGCCGATGACGATCATCGAAGAACGTACCGTCGGCCCGAGCCTCGGCAAGGAAAATATCCAACAGGGATTCAACTCGGCGGTGATAGGGTTCCTGCTGGTGGTGTTGTTCATGGCGGTTTACTACCGCCTGTTCGGACTGGTCGCCAATCTGGCGCTGATCGCCAATGTGGTGCTGATCGTCGCGGTGATGTCGATGATCCAGGCAACTCTGACGTTGCCGGGCATTGCAGGCATAACGCTCACGGTCGGTATGGCCGTGGACGCTAACGTGCTGATATTCGAGCGCATCCGCGAGGAACTTCGGCATGGCAATACCCCACAGGCGAGCATCCACGCCGGTTATGAGCGCGCCTTCGGAACTATCGCCGACTCGAACATCACGACGCTGATCGCGGCACTGATGTTGTTCGCCTTCGGTACCGGGCCCGTCAAAGGCTTCGCCGTGACGCTCTCCATTGGCATCGTGACCTCAATGTTCACGGCCATCATGGGTACTCGTGCGGTCGTCAACCTTGTGTACGGCCGCCGGCGCGTTAAGAGCCTGGCCATTTAG
- the secF gene encoding protein translocase subunit SecF produces the protein MFQFKQTNINFMGKRHWWMAMSAVLVIISIAALATRGLNFGIDFTGGTVVEVHYAKSVPLSKVRETLHSHGFKDAQATNIGTAQDVMIRVAPHPHEDRSKIGDEVLSVLQQAGDGQVMLRKVEFVGPVVGKELRQDGSLALLYTMIAILIYVAFRFEYRLAIGAVIASMHDIIVTLGVFSLSGLEFNLTVLAALLALLGYSLNDTIVVYDRIRENFRRMRKGTPVDVVNTAVNQTLSRTVMTSFTVVLVLLSLFFLGGSVIHNFSLALLVGVVFGTYSSVYIASSLALLLGISKADLMPAKKGEVDDRP, from the coding sequence ATGTTTCAGTTCAAGCAGACCAATATCAACTTCATGGGCAAGCGCCATTGGTGGATGGCGATGTCCGCGGTTCTGGTGATCATATCGATCGCAGCGCTGGCCACTCGGGGGCTGAATTTCGGTATCGACTTTACCGGTGGCACGGTGGTTGAGGTGCATTACGCCAAATCCGTACCCCTGTCCAAGGTGCGAGAGACCCTGCATTCGCATGGGTTCAAGGATGCGCAGGCGACCAATATCGGCACGGCGCAGGATGTGATGATCCGCGTTGCTCCCCACCCACACGAAGACCGTTCCAAGATCGGCGATGAGGTGCTGTCGGTACTGCAGCAGGCCGGTGACGGTCAGGTCATGCTGCGCAAGGTTGAATTCGTCGGCCCTGTGGTCGGCAAGGAGCTACGCCAGGACGGCAGTCTGGCACTGCTCTACACGATGATCGCCATCCTGATCTATGTGGCCTTCCGTTTCGAGTATCGTCTTGCGATAGGCGCGGTCATCGCCTCGATGCACGACATCATCGTGACGCTTGGTGTGTTCTCTCTGAGCGGCCTGGAATTCAATCTCACGGTTTTGGCCGCGTTGCTGGCACTGCTGGGGTACTCGCTCAACGACACCATCGTGGTCTACGACCGAATCCGCGAGAATTTCCGCCGCATGCGTAAGGGCACGCCTGTCGACGTGGTGAATACCGCCGTCAATCAGACCCTGTCGCGTACCGTGATGACCTCGTTTACCGTGGTACTGGTATTGCTGTCGCTGTTCTTCCTCGGCGGCAGCGTGATTCACAACTTCTCGCTGGCGTTGCTGGTCGGCGTGGTCTTCGGCACGTATTCATCGGTATACATTGCCAGTTCGCTCGCGCTGCTGCTTGGAATCAGCAAGGCCGACCTAATGCCGGCCAAGAAGGGTGAGGTCGACGACCGACCGTAA
- a CDS encoding inositol monophosphatase family protein produces MHPFLNTAIKAARAAGTVLLRNSARIDSLTIENKQRNDYVSEVDRQAEEVIIRTLRKAYPDHAILAEESGHSDGNEFEWVIDPLDGTTNYLHGFPQYAVSIALRCRGRLEQGVVYDPFKDELFSATRGAGATLNNRRIRVSSRVGLDGALLGTGIPFREHQDIDGYLRIMRSFIGQPAGIRRAGSAALDLAYVAAGRLDGYWESGLMPWDLAAGALLVMEAGGLVSDFSGGDGYAQSGDIVAATPKVLRHMLGNIHQNTKG; encoded by the coding sequence ATGCATCCATTTCTCAATACCGCCATCAAGGCCGCCCGCGCAGCCGGAACCGTGCTGCTGCGTAACAGTGCGCGCATCGATTCCTTGACCATCGAGAATAAGCAGCGCAACGACTACGTCAGCGAAGTGGACCGCCAGGCCGAAGAGGTCATTATACGGACCCTACGCAAGGCCTATCCGGATCATGCCATCCTCGCCGAGGAAAGCGGTCACAGTGACGGCAACGAGTTCGAATGGGTCATCGACCCGCTGGACGGCACCACGAACTATCTGCACGGTTTCCCGCAGTATGCGGTGTCCATCGCCCTGCGTTGTCGCGGGCGTTTGGAGCAAGGTGTGGTCTACGATCCGTTCAAGGACGAGCTGTTCTCCGCTACACGCGGCGCCGGCGCAACACTGAACAACCGGCGCATCCGTGTCAGTTCACGCGTTGGTCTCGATGGCGCTCTGCTCGGCACAGGCATTCCGTTCCGCGAGCACCAGGACATCGACGGGTATCTGCGCATCATGCGCAGCTTCATCGGGCAGCCTGCGGGCATCCGGCGCGCAGGTTCCGCTGCGCTGGATCTCGCTTATGTTGCGGCAGGTCGGCTGGACGGTTACTGGGAGTCCGGACTCATGCCTTGGGATCTTGCAGCCGGCGCGCTGTTGGTCATGGAAGCCGGCGGGCTGGTGAGCGACTTCTCCGGTGGCGATGGTTACGCGCAAAGCGGAGATATTGTCGCAGCGACACCTAAAGTGTTGCGCCATATGCTCGGCAATATCCACCAAAACACCAAAGGCTGA
- a CDS encoding RNA methyltransferase produces the protein MLDLSRIRIVLVEPSHPGNIGAAARAMKTMGLSRLYLVSPEQYPHAEATARASGADDILASAVVCNDLDAALSGTTLVFGTSARARNLEWPTIPPRAAAEAVTHEPEGEVALLFGRERSGLTNEELERCHYRVHIPANPNYSSLNLASAVQILCYELALVADHEVVNPQTRETTSEVGESFADQIDVERFYAHLEQALVEIDFLDPDNPRQLMRRLKRLFNRTRLLHTEVNLLRGILTAAQRQARLASGKK, from the coding sequence ATGCTTGATCTCTCGCGGATTCGCATCGTTCTCGTGGAACCATCGCACCCGGGCAACATCGGTGCCGCCGCTCGTGCCATGAAGACGATGGGACTGAGCCGGCTGTATCTCGTATCGCCGGAACAATACCCACACGCGGAGGCGACCGCCCGGGCATCTGGTGCGGATGACATTTTGGCCAGCGCCGTTGTCTGCAACGATCTCGATGCCGCCCTGAGCGGCACGACCCTGGTGTTCGGGACCAGTGCACGTGCGCGCAACCTAGAATGGCCGACGATTCCTCCGCGCGCCGCGGCCGAAGCCGTTACACATGAACCCGAAGGGGAGGTCGCGCTGTTGTTCGGACGCGAACGCAGCGGTTTGACCAATGAGGAACTGGAGCGCTGCCATTACCGAGTGCATATCCCGGCCAACCCGAATTACAGCTCGCTCAATCTGGCCTCCGCTGTGCAGATACTGTGTTACGAACTGGCGCTTGTTGCAGATCACGAGGTCGTCAATCCGCAGACCCGCGAAACAACGAGCGAGGTTGGCGAATCGTTTGCAGACCAGATCGACGTCGAACGCTTCTATGCCCACCTGGAACAGGCATTGGTCGAGATAGACTTCCTCGACCCCGATAATCCGCGCCAACTCATGCGCCGGCTCAAGCGTTTATTCAATCGCACAAGGCTTCTACATACAGAGGTCAACTTGCTGCGTGGTATCCTGACCGCCGCCCAGCGCCAGGCACGCCTGGCTTCGGGCAAGAAATAA
- the cysE gene encoding serine O-acetyltransferase, which translates to MFERLREDIRCVFERDPAARTTFEILTTYPGVHAVLLHRASHWLWHNGMRWPARVLSAFARWWTGIEIHPGAIIGRRFFIDHGMGVVIGETAEIGDDCTLYHGVTLGGTSWEPGKRHPTLGNNVVIGAGAKILGPLRLGDGSRVGSNAVVLKDVPENATAVGIPAHIVRRGEDANAERRQAFASKLGFDAYGVTRDLPDPVAHAIDCLLDHTHLVDDRLAQLCRAVRDLGGEIEAAQLPPIAHCELDSSVAEASDDKTDSPRERTRNS; encoded by the coding sequence ATGTTCGAACGTCTGCGTGAGGATATCCGGTGCGTTTTCGAACGCGACCCCGCCGCACGCACCACCTTCGAGATACTCACCACCTATCCGGGCGTGCATGCCGTGCTGTTACATCGCGCGAGCCACTGGCTGTGGCACAATGGCATGCGCTGGCCGGCTAGAGTCCTGTCAGCGTTCGCACGTTGGTGGACGGGCATAGAAATTCATCCTGGGGCTATCATCGGTCGTCGTTTTTTCATCGACCATGGTATGGGGGTGGTCATCGGCGAGACCGCCGAAATTGGCGACGACTGCACGCTCTATCATGGCGTCACCCTGGGTGGCACATCCTGGGAACCTGGCAAACGCCATCCGACACTGGGCAATAACGTGGTCATCGGCGCCGGTGCCAAGATTCTGGGGCCCTTGCGCCTGGGTGACGGCAGCCGTGTTGGCTCCAACGCTGTCGTCCTCAAGGACGTGCCTGAAAATGCGACCGCAGTGGGCATACCCGCGCATATTGTGCGGCGCGGCGAGGACGCCAATGCCGAACGGCGCCAGGCCTTTGCCAGCAAACTCGGCTTCGACGCTTATGGCGTGACCCGCGATCTTCCGGATCCAGTCGCGCATGCCATAGATTGTCTGCTCGACCACACTCATCTCGTGGATGATCGGCTGGCCCAGCTTTGCCGTGCGGTGCGTGATCTGGGCGGAGAAATCGAAGCCGCCCAGCTCCCGCCCATCGCGCACTGCGAGCTCGATTCAAGCGTGGCGGAAGCGTCGGATGACAAGACGGATTCACCTCGCGAGAGGACGCGTAATAGTTGA
- a CDS encoding IscS subfamily cysteine desulfurase, with amino-acid sequence MDAKERPIYLDYAATTPVDGRVAQLMCTYLTREGVYGNAASRSHAFGWEAEAAVENARAEVARLINADPKEIVWTSGATESDNLAIKGVMHFYARKGRHMVTSKTEHKAVLDTCRQLEREGCEVTYLDPEPNGLIDLGKLEAALREDTVLVSLMHVNNEIGVIQDLKAVSALTRARGILLHVDAAQSAGKVPLDVQALDIDLASLSGHKMYGPKGIGALYVRRKPRVRLEAQMHGGGHERGMRSGTLATHQIVGMGEAARLAREEMGADLERIRGLRDRLWAGVNDLEAVYLNGDLAHGYPGVLNVSFAYVEGESLLMALKELAVSSGSACTSASLEPSYVLRALGRDDELAHSSIRFSIGRYTTAEEIDYAVSLIRTAVNKLRELSPLWEMYQAGVDLKSIQWAAH; translated from the coding sequence ATGGACGCGAAGGAGAGGCCGATTTATTTGGACTATGCGGCGACGACGCCGGTGGACGGGCGAGTTGCGCAGCTGATGTGCACGTATCTGACGCGTGAGGGCGTGTACGGCAATGCCGCATCGCGCAGCCACGCCTTCGGCTGGGAGGCCGAGGCGGCGGTGGAGAACGCCCGTGCCGAGGTGGCCCGCCTGATCAACGCCGATCCCAAGGAGATCGTGTGGACCAGCGGCGCGACCGAGTCGGACAACCTCGCGATCAAGGGCGTGATGCACTTCTACGCCCGCAAGGGCCGGCACATGGTCACCAGCAAGACCGAGCACAAGGCGGTGCTGGACACCTGCCGGCAGCTTGAGCGCGAGGGCTGCGAGGTGACCTATCTCGATCCCGAGCCGAACGGCCTGATTGATCTGGGCAAGCTCGAGGCGGCGCTGCGCGAGGACACCGTGCTGGTCTCGCTGATGCACGTCAACAACGAGATCGGCGTGATCCAGGACCTCAAGGCGGTAAGCGCGCTGACCCGTGCGCGGGGCATCCTGCTGCATGTGGATGCCGCGCAGTCCGCCGGCAAGGTGCCGCTGGACGTGCAGGCTCTGGACATCGACCTGGCCAGCCTCTCGGGGCACAAGATGTACGGCCCCAAGGGCATCGGTGCGCTGTACGTGCGGCGCAAGCCGCGGGTGCGCCTGGAGGCGCAGATGCACGGCGGCGGGCACGAGCGCGGCATGCGCTCCGGCACCCTGGCGACGCACCAGATCGTCGGCATGGGCGAGGCCGCCCGGCTGGCGCGCGAGGAAATGGGGGCCGACCTCGAACGCATCCGCGGCCTGCGCGACCGGCTGTGGGCCGGGGTCAACGACCTCGAGGCCGTCTATCTCAACGGCGACCTGGCGCACGGCTACCCCGGGGTCCTCAACGTCAGCTTTGCCTACGTGGAGGGCGAGAGCCTGCTGATGGCGCTCAAGGAACTGGCGGTCTCCTCTGGTTCGGCGTGCACCTCGGCGAGTCTCGAGCCGAGCTACGTGCTGCGCGCGCTGGGGCGCGACGACGAACTGGCGCATAGCTCCATCCGCTTCTCGATCGGCCGCTACACCACGGCCGAGGAGATCGACTATGCGGTCTCGCTCATCCGCACGGCGGTGAACAAGTTGCGTGAGCTCTCGCCGCTGTGGGAGATGTACCAGGCGGGCGTGGACCTCAAGAGCATTCAATGGGCCGCCCACTGA
- the iscU gene encoding Fe-S cluster assembly scaffold IscU, with amino-acid sequence MAYSDKVIDHYENPRNVGSLDQVDTSVGTGMVGAPACGDVMKLQIKVNAAGVIEDAKFKTYGCGSAIASSSLLTEWVKGKTLAEAGEIKNTQIAEELALPPVKIHCSVLAEDAIKAAIADYQGKQITQDHAQSA; translated from the coding sequence ATGGCCTACAGCGACAAGGTGATCGACCACTACGAAAACCCCCGCAACGTGGGGAGCCTGGACCAGGTGGACACGAGCGTGGGCACCGGCATGGTGGGCGCCCCGGCCTGCGGCGACGTGATGAAGCTGCAGATCAAGGTCAACGCCGCGGGCGTGATCGAGGACGCCAAGTTCAAGACCTACGGCTGCGGCTCGGCGATCGCCAGCTCAAGCCTTCTGACCGAATGGGTCAAGGGCAAGACGCTGGCCGAGGCCGGCGAGATCAAGAACACCCAGATCGCCGAGGAACTGGCGCTGCCGCCGGTGAAGATCCACTGCTCGGTCCTCGCCGAGGACGCGATCAAGGCCGCCATCGCCGACTACCAGGGTAAACAAATTACCCAAGATCACGCTCAGTCCGCCTGA
- the iscA gene encoding iron-sulfur cluster assembly protein IscA, with product MSITLTESAANRMRTFLDKRGKGVGVRLGVKTTGCSGMAYVMEFVDAIDEGDQVFDDHGVKIIVNAKSLVYLDGTELDYVREGLNEGFKFANPNEKNRCGCGESFNV from the coding sequence GTGTCGATAACCCTCACCGAATCCGCAGCCAACCGCATGCGAACCTTCCTAGATAAACGCGGCAAGGGCGTAGGTGTGCGCCTCGGCGTGAAGACCACCGGATGCTCGGGTATGGCTTACGTGATGGAATTTGTTGACGCGATCGACGAAGGCGACCAGGTCTTCGATGACCATGGCGTGAAAATCATCGTCAACGCGAAAAGCCTGGTTTACCTGGATGGGACCGAGCTGGACTACGTGCGTGAAGGGCTGAACGAAGGATTCAAGTTCGCCAACCCGAATGAGAAGAATCGCTGCGGCTGCGGCGAAAGCTTCAACGTCTAG
- the hscB gene encoding Fe-S protein assembly co-chaperone HscB, translated as MALNGLDLSRDYFMLFEQPRGFELDTAALDRRYRELQSLYHPDRHAAAEARDRRLAVQASTWVNEAYETLRRPERRARYLLELGGIAFDDERDTTAESAFLMHQMELRESLDEAAHADDPLTALDDFMGRVRGEREKVFGDFRDRYADGDLMGAKRTVLQLRFYERLLDEARSKAERLEDLDG; from the coding sequence ATGGCATTGAACGGACTCGATCTGAGTCGCGATTATTTCATGCTGTTCGAACAGCCCCGCGGTTTTGAATTGGATACCGCAGCGCTGGATCGCCGTTATCGCGAACTGCAGAGCCTGTACCATCCGGATCGCCATGCTGCTGCAGAAGCACGTGATCGTCGCCTTGCCGTACAGGCTTCGACCTGGGTCAACGAGGCCTACGAGACGCTGCGCAGGCCCGAGCGACGCGCCCGCTACCTGCTGGAACTCGGCGGTATCGCATTCGACGACGAACGCGATACGACTGCGGAATCTGCCTTTCTGATGCATCAAATGGAGCTGCGCGAGTCCCTTGACGAGGCCGCACACGCCGACGACCCGCTGACCGCCTTGGACGACTTCATGGGGCGGGTACGCGGGGAACGCGAAAAGGTATTCGGGGACTTTCGAGATAGGTATGCAGATGGCGATCTAATGGGGGCCAAGCGCACGGTGCTGCAGTTGCGATTCTATGAGCGTCTGCTGGACGAAGCCCGCAGCAAGGCCGAACGTCTGGAAGACCTGGACGGCTGA